A genomic segment from Osmerus mordax isolate fOsmMor3 chromosome 5, fOsmMor3.pri, whole genome shotgun sequence encodes:
- the LOC136942758 gene encoding dentin matrix acidic phosphoprotein 1-like — MPLQALSSSSSPDYHSILAELQSPVTLGSDSTFMELHPDLPTPTPTPSPTIHHTPDEFLPDSAPLDLTKHQPWDDEMGLSVDLESPPRSPPRPCELALSFPIFDPTALSDAAMDVEGQVPLQHAEKITEVEVKLNHCQKSFPSTEEIEAEEEIALPTMPSLSPPSCEQGQEQETRTMESGNGGEKGELDREVGVSGGGEREKDREENSVREMEDVTEKDSGDAVEGGMLEGEEGCTVAPEVHKIEEVLDIVSEKWDMMEDSGEAKQDEQMGTSEGEKELEECAEKIEKRNSGLQEAEGLQERDRIAEDGGEAKLSLQSSGEDGGEAKLSLQSSGEDGGESKLSLQSWAEDGGEAKLSLQSWGEDGGEAKLSLQSSGEDGGEAKLSLQSSAEDRGEAKLSLQSWAEAVEEDRESGSSEEEEDRDEMTEDKIKSLLEDVKLEGAEEEEEGEEMTEARVQEILRQVQQAEKQLCSNVPGWNSESSSVNVEPPTPGRSVSSDLLDRQENSQENSSDSVTSSSRAESGRTRHNGNHSEPSSQDTSLPAPQDSANGRAGLGKEEGTLVSEKKVQQRVNLESGSDEEQIITTRVFRRRVILKGEQAMHVPGESMTEEQYTDDDGNLITRKVIRKVIRRAATPTPEDQGGEWGRRGHGEPWAAPSFQEEEPEPGEGARSSRRKEDRRSGEKTLHS, encoded by the exons ATGCCCCTGCAagccctcagctcctcctcctccccag ATTACCACAGTATACTAGCTGAGCTGCAGTCCCCCGTCACCCTGGGCTCAGACTCCACCTTCATGGAACTCCACCCTGACcttcctacccccacccccacccccagccccaccatcCACCACACCCCTGACGAGTTCCTCCCAGACTCAGCCCCCCTAGACCTCACCAAGCACCAGCCCTGGGACGATGAAATGGGCCTTAGTGTGGACCTAGAGAGCCCCCCTAGGAGCCCCCCGAGACCTTGTGAGCtggccctctccttccccatctTTGACCCCACAGCACTCTCTGATGCTGCCATGGATGTGGAGGGGCAGGTGCCTTTACAACACGCAGAGAAGATCACCGAAGTGGAAGTGAAGCTCAATCATTGTCAGAAGTCCTTTCCCTCCACCGAGGAGATTGAAGCGGAAGAAGAGATCGCACTTCCGACGATGCCATCGCTCTCTCCACCGTCCTGTGaacaaggacaagagcaggagACCAGGACAATGGAGAGCGGGaacggaggagagaagggggagctagatagagaggtgggagtgagcggtgggggcgagagagagaaggatagggaGGAGAACAgcgtgagggagatggaggacgtGACAGAGAAAGATTCAGGGGATGCTGTTGAGGGGGGAAtgctggaaggggaggaggggtgtacgGTGGCCCCAGAGGTCCATAAGATTGAAGAAGTGTTAGACATTGTGTCAGAAAAGTGGGATATGATGGAGGACAGCGGTGAAGCGAAGCAAGATGAGCAAATGGGAACCAgcgaaggagaaaaagagctgGAAGAGTGTGCCGAAAAAATAGAAAAGAGGAATAGTGGGTTGCAAGAAGCTGAAGGATTGCAGGAAAGGGACAGGATAGCAGAGGACGGGGGCGAGGCCAAGCTGTCTCTGCAGTCCTCGGGTGAGGACGGGGGTGAGGCCAAGCTGTCTCTGCAGTCCtcgggtgaggatgggggtgagTCCAAGCTGTCTCTGCAGTCCTGGGCTGAGGACGGGGGTGAGGCCAAGCTGTCTCTGCAGTcctggggtgaggatgggggtgagGCCAAGCTGTCTCTGCAGTCCtcgggtgaggatgggggtgagGCCAAGCTGTCTCTGCAGTCCTCGGCTGAGGACAGGGGTGAGGCCAAGCTGTCTCTGCAGTCCTGGGCTGAGGCcgtggaggaagacagagagtctGGTTCCAGcgaggaagaagaggacagaGATGAGATGACAGAGGACAAGATCAAGTCTCTGTTGGAAGACGTGAAgctggagggggcagaggaagaggaggagggcgaggagatgACGGAGGCCAGGGTTCAGGAGATTCTGAGGCAGGTGCAGCAGGCAGAAAAACAGCTGTGTTCCAATGTTCCAGGTTGGAACAGCGAGTCGTCCAGCGTGAACGTGGAGCCGCCCACACCTGGCCGCAGCGTGAGCTCTGATCTACTGGATCGCCAGGAAAACAG CCAGGAGAACTCCAGTGACTCTGTCACTTCCTCATCCAGGGCGGAGTCAGGGAGGACACGGCACAACGGCAACCACTCAGAGCCATCGTCTCAGGACACCTCACTTCCTGCTCCACAGGACTCAGCCAATGGCAGGGCTGGACTAGGAAAAGAGGAGGGCACATTAGTGTCTGAGAAAAAAGTCCAG CAGCGTGTTAATTTAGAGTCCGGCTCGGACGAGGAACAGATCATCACCACCCGGGTGTTCAGGCGTCGGGTCATTCTGAAG GGAGAACAGGCAATGCATGTTCCTGGCGAGTCGATGACAGAGGAACAGTACACAGACGACGACGGCAACCTCATCACTAGAAAA GTCATACGGAAGGTCATCCGGCGAGCGGCCACACCCACGCCTGAAGACCAggggggggaatgggggaggaggggtcacGGAGAACCCTGGGCCGCCCCTTCCTTCCAGGAGGAGGAACCTGAG CCTGGGGAAGGAgctaggagcagcaggaggaaggaggacaggagatCCGGGGAGAAGACTCTTCACTCGTAG